A genomic segment from Rhinatrema bivittatum chromosome 19, aRhiBiv1.1, whole genome shotgun sequence encodes:
- the NOSIP gene encoding nitric oxide synthase-interacting protein — MTRHGKNCTAGAVYTYHEKKKDTASSGYGTQTVRLSKDAVKDFDCCCLSLQPCKDPVVTLDGYIYEKEAILEYILHQKKEAARQLKAYEKQKNKKKTEMEELSKAAKESKVKGFLEKEMSIVSKPLNPFTQTTGGPGVDIQPSTSSEEKNKLPSFWIPSLTPEAKATVLKKPDKTIYCPMSGKPLKMKDLITVKFTAVDDKVDRVGLINRQDRYVCAVTHDMLGNSVPCAVLRPSGAVVTLECVEKLIKKDMVDPINGEKLTDKDIIVLQRGGTGFSGSGVQLQAKESRPVMQA, encoded by the exons ATGACGAGACATGGCAAGAACTGCACAGCGGGAGCCGTCTACACCTACCATGAGAAGAAGAAGGACACAG CTTCCTCTGGCTATGGAACGCAGACTGTGCGGCTAAGCAAGGATGCTGTGAAGGATTTTGACTGTTGTTGCCTGTCCTTACAGCCCTGTAAAGATCCAGTGGTGAC cCTTGATGGGTACATTTATGAGAAAGAAGCGATCTTGGAGTACATTCTTCACCAGAAGAAGGAGGCTGCCCGGCAGCTGAAG GCCTACGAGAAGCAGAAGAATAAAAAGAAGACTGAAATGGAGGAGCTTAGCAAAGCAGCCAAGGAGTCGAAAGTGAAAGGGTTTCTAGAGAAGGAGATGTCCATAGTCAGCAAACCCCTGAACCCCTTTACTCAGACAACAG GGGGGCCAGGAGTGGACATTCAGCCTAGCACCAGCAGTGAGGAGAAGAATAAACTGCCCAGCTTCTGGATCCCCTCGCTCACCCCGGAGGCCAAAGCCACAGTCCTAAAGAAGCCT GACAAGACCATTTACTGCCCGATGAGCGGAAAGCCACTGAAGATGAAAGACCTGATCACCGTGAAGTTCACGGCCGTGGATGACAAGGTGGACCGTGTGGGCCTCATCAATCGTCAGGATCGCTATGTCTGCGCCGTCACCCACGACATGTTGGGGAACTCCGTCCCCTGCGCCGTCCTCCGTCCTTC GGGTGCTGTGGTGACCCTTGAGTGTGTGGAGAAGCTGATCAAAAAGGACATGGTGGATCCAATCAATGGAGAGAAGCTGACTGACAAGGATATTATCGTCCTACAGAGG GGTGGGACCGGCTTCTCCGGCTCCGGAGTTCAGCTGCAGGCGAAGGAGTCCAGGCCAGTCATGCAGGCAtga